A single Triticum dicoccoides isolate Atlit2015 ecotype Zavitan chromosome 2A, WEW_v2.0, whole genome shotgun sequence DNA region contains:
- the LOC119357109 gene encoding probable protein arginine N-methyltransferase 6.1 — protein MLPSHLNGHSPLARRRPQLPAASPPATAGDPPAAAGDAALEAHDRVYFQSYSHIGIHESMIKDRVRTDAYREAIMLHQKFIEGKVVMDVGCGTGILSVFCARAGAKRVYAVDASEIATQASEIVKANSLADKIIVIHGRVEDVDVEEKVDVIISEWMGYMLLYESMLPSVLFARDKWLKPGGLILPSHATLFMAPITNSDRYEGSVDFWCDVYGINMSALVPLAKKFASEEPSIEIVGGENVISWPFVVKHIDCYTFTVEEFKSITTTYKVSSMMLAPIHGFGLWFEVEFNGPAESCSNLSSDSSPLDIIQKKRRRASDSTVVLSTAPEDEPTHWHQTILYFPDPIGVTQDQIIEGSVTITPSEENPRCLNIHLECSTGGQNLVKDFAMR, from the exons ATGCTGCCCTCGCACCTCAACGGCCACTCCCCGCTCGCGCGCCGCCGTCCCCAGCTCCCCGCGGCCTCCCCGCCCGCCACCGCCGGGGACcccccggcggcggcgggggacgcCGCGCTGGAGGCGCACGACCGCGTCTACTTCCAGTCCTACTCCCACATCGGCATCCACGAGTCCATGATCAAG GACAGGGTCAGGACCGACGCGTACCGCGAGGCAATCATGCTCCACCAGAAGTTCATCGAGGGGAAG GTTGTGATGGATGTGGGGTGTGGCACTGGGATACTCTCGGTCTTCTGCGCTCGTGCCGGCGCGAAACGA GTTTATGCTGTGGATGCTAGTGAAATCGCCACCCAG GCCAGTGAAATTGTAAAAGCAAACAGTTTAGCTGATAAGATCATTGTCATTCATGGACGTGTTGAG GATGTTGATGTTGAGGAGAAGGTTGATGTAATAATATCAGAATGGATGGGTTATATGCTTCTTTACGAG AGTATGCTGCCAAGTGTTCTATTTGCAAGGGATAAATGGCTTAAGCCAGGGGGTCTTATCCTGCCTTCTCATGCTACG CTTTTCATGGCGCCTATAACAAATTCTGATAGATATGAAGGAAGCGTTGATTTCTGGTGTGATGTTTATGGCATAAACA TGTCTGCTCTTGTGCCACTTGCCAAAAAATTCGCATCCGAGGAGCCCTCCATTGAAATAGTTGGTGGAGAAAATGTTATAAGTTGGCCATTTGTG GTGAAGCACATTGATTGCTACACTTTTACGGTTGAGGAATTCAAGTCTATCACCACAACATACAAAGTTTCATCAATGATGTTAG CTCCAATTCACGGCTTTGGTCTCTGGTTTGAGGTGGAGTTCAATGGGCCTGCAGAGTCTTGTAGCAATTTGTCCTCCGATTCAAGTCCACTTGATATTATTCAGAAGAAAAGGCGCAGGGCATCAGATAGCACAGTTGTGCTGTCCACAGCCCCAGAAGACGAGCCAACCCATTGGCACCAG ACAATTTTGTACTTCCCTGATCCTATAGGGGTGACGCAAGATCAAATCATAGAAGGCTCTGTAACAATCACCCCGAGCGAGGAGAATCCACGCTGTCTGAATATTCACTTGGAGTGCTC